TTTACAGGAACAGATCCAGAAACATTCTGGTTGTCAATGGTTGTGTAATTTCCGGACTTCATCTTGAATTCCCCTGTATCAAAAGTATGGTACCAATCCGGAGAGTATTTCTTCTTTGTTTCTGGATCTCTTATCGGCGCTGAGCTCCCATACCTTAACCCTAACTCGTCTTCTCTTTAGCCGCCACCATCCATTCGGAGTTTACCCAGCCGCCATCTTCACCCCTCTTACTTCCTCCACCGCTGCCAGCCTTTTGCCTCCACCACCGGTGTTGTGAAGCTGTTGTTGAAGACGTGAACCGCCACCCCCTTCACACTCGTGTTTCGATCGGCAAGGCCACCGACGACCTCTTAAGGCTCTGCCGACGCTGTTCCGGTTTTCTTGCTTCTCCTGTTTCCTCTCCGCAGCAAGAAACCGGCATCCGCTGCCTGCCGCCTCGGAGGTTGATGAGCTCGTGGTGTTTCTGTTGTCACCGAAGCACGGTGACGAGTTCAAGGCTTGTATTCCGACAGGCTTGTATTTCACGAATAGAAGCGTGTTTCAGATCATGTTTGCGTGTGGATGCTTGACTGGAAATCATGGGATTTGGAGTTGTGTTTAGAATGATGATTTTTAGAGAAGTAGGGGGAATCGGTGGTGGTGTTATATGAAACTGATAACCTAAATTAGTGGGATATTGAttgattttgttttcttttaccataattaattataGTGTAGATTATTCTTATacccttttattatttattagtgatttaattatttcttgaattctcattggtgcatttaggcacacattacttgctaaaaacatttgaacctagctctctctctctctctctctctctctctatatatatatatatatatatatatatatatatatatatatatatatatatatatatatatatatatatatatatatggaagggttatttggaaaacaaaaaaacccaaaaaatcataaaaatgcataaaaaaatacttagagattacaaaacttttttttaatttttttataaaaaaatcgcaagttttttaataaattcgctaaaaaaaataaaaaaaaaaacaattctttttttaaaaaaattaaataaaaaattcgaAAAAAAATCAgcgaattaatttaaaaacatgtgattttttcataaaaaaattcataaaaaaagttttgtgatatctaagtatttttttgatgcatttttatgatttttagaattttTTGTTTTCcgtagaacctaaacctatatatatatatatatatatatatatatatatatatatatatatatatatatatatatatatatatatatatatatatatatatatatatatagggttaggttattttgttttcactatctattgtgtgcatgtatgactgattctggaccaatcattttagttattttaagaaagtaattaatgcatattacatgttgaagatataataggtattaattacatcttcagtatttaatatgcattaattactttcttaaaataactaaaatgattggtccagaatcagtcatacatgcacacaataaatagtaaaaacatttgaacctaactctctctctctctctctctctctctctctctctctctctctctctctctatatatatatatatatatatatatatatatatatatatatatatatatatatatatatatatatatatatatatatatatatatatatgttttagatGAAACGATAAAAAACATGTTTGACCGAATTTACACTTACTCTTAATGATAAAATACTCAAGTATCCGAAGTATGTCATCATAATTACGATGTATGTCACCATACTCTAATGTTTTCCTTTTATTGAAATATAATATATTCTATTCGGTCAAATGTTGAAAGTAATATTTTCATTGAAACAAGGATACATATCCAAAAAGAAGCTAAAAACAGAAGTTCGAAAATACATCTTCACTTCAAACCTTTCGTAAAAGATATGATCATAAATCCCATTGATGAATAACCATTGCAGAAATTTTCATCTTGAATCACTTGTTCATAATGAACTATAAATAATATGCATGTCATTTTCACTTTCAATGAATTCCTGGAAAGTTTGATACCAATGAACTCATGCTTGACCACCATGGAAATGAGTCCAAACGAGTATATGATTACAGACCAACAAAGCTATATTTTGTGTCTCAAATGACCAAAAAAGTTAGAAAGATTCTGTATGCAGTTTGTCTTCACATGTTCATATGATAACAGACCAACAAACCATATCCAGTTTTACACaccaaaactccaaaaacatgcaACAAAATCATCTAATAAGATACATATTTTACCTAAAAAGAACTATGCTTAATATTAAGGACGATTCATTATTGTACAAAAACCAGCTATCAAAAaggaaacaaaaaaaacattcCAATTCTGATTTCTCACATATATAAGGCAGAAAGTAACACAAAGAACGAATTGATTTCTACAAATAATACCAACTATAAGTAAAAATCAATGTAATCTGTATTTCAAATATGGCTATGGAACAAAAGTATGATATAAATTAACATCTCATGAGTCATGAACATATACGTACTAAGCTAAACTCCTGAAGAAATGGAGAAAGTAAAAGGGTATTGATGTACTTCATTCAATGGTACAGTGGTACCATTTTCTTCTACAGAAAAACAAGAAACATCTTCTTCAGACCAACAATGGAGTTCATCTTCAGAAAAATAACTCAACCCATCTGAAAACGACAACATACTcatctcatcatcatcatcatcagacATGATTGACGAACAAATTCCATTTATGTCCAAAACCTCACCCAACTCTTTAACTTtaacatcttcatcatcatcatcatcaccgacTCCTTCCAGAAAAGTATGAGCTAAAAGCATCTCAGCCGTCCATCTAAAACAAGCTTTCCTCGAGAAACAACTCTTCAAGAAACTTCTCCCTTCTCTTGATATACTGCTCGGAATTGAAGGTGATTCGTCgttgttggtttccatgttcgAGTTCCATGGAGGTTTTCCGGTGAACATCTCCAGCACGATGCACCCAAATGCCCAGATATCAGACGGAGCCTCTTGGACGCCATCGGTTTGAAGTTCCGGTGAAAAATATATCGGGGTGCCTCTCTGATAACGGACGACTTTGCTTTTCTTGCTCTGTTTTGCCCTTTTTGCTAACCCCAGATCGCCAATTTTAGCCGTGAAATCACCATTAGAGGAACTACCGATGAGTAGAATGTTTTCAGGTTTTAAATCGCAGTGGACATACCCGTTATGATGTATATGACGTAATCCATGAAGAATTGACCTAGTATGACGTTTGACATCCGATTCCGGCAACCCATTTTGACCGGATTTTTTGATGAGATCAGCTAGGGTTCCTCCGGAGCCATACTCCAGCAGCAAATTGTACACCATTTGTCCATTCTCTCCGGTTGTAATCTCTTCCCCAAAACATCTGATCACATTACGACACCCTCTCAGATTATTCAAAACCTCTCTCTCGTTTTGAATTGAAGAAGAAACAGAGACCTCAGCCGATTTCACAGCCATAATTGGTGGGTAAGAGCTGTATCTCGATTTGGGTTTCTTCAAATTCGCAAGGAATACAGACCCAAAACACCCTTTACCAATCAAACAACCTCTAAACCATGCCATTCCATCGCCATACTTGCTCTGTTCAAGCACCTCATGTTCTTGCTTCCTTCTCTTTCTCTCATCGTTCACGACCCAACTCTCGGAACTGATTAAACTCCTCTTTTTCTCATTCCCTTTCTTCAAAACCGAATCCATTCCCAAATGCTGTAGGTAATTTGATTACGAAAGATAGGTCGACAGATTAgcattaacaaaaataaaaattgactACTTTATCTTGAAAAAGTCGATCAATCTTTTCCCCTTTCTTCTTGGATGTCAAGAATTTAAAGAAGTGAGAGTATATTCGATGAATTTAGGGTGAAAGAGGGTTATGAGGTGaatgaaagaaaagaaaaattagggtttacgagGGTGGGGTTGTGAAATTTCGTTGTTTCCATGGAGTTTCTAATTTTAGTCATATGAGGGGATTGGCAAACAAGCAGCCGCGTTTTCGTTGGAGTTGAAAAGGTAGGACATACATAGGAGGACACTAGTACGCCCTTTTCTTTTTAACGGAATAACTGTCGCCCTTTGTCATTGTTTCCATTTTCAACTAAATACATAAATTCCAATATATATAGGAAATTGCATTTACGATGTTGTTGCAATTAAAATGTCTTACATGCTGCTTATATATTATACTTTGTATTATGATTAAAGTGTTGACgttaaatatttttgttattaAACAGATAAGATAATAAACATAGACTGTATTGCTGTTATTATTGTTAGTCCCTAAGCAAAATGATATTTGTATTTGAGGCATTAATTTCGAACACGCTGCATCTACACTTTTTATGACTACGAAATgaatgttttctataattaatgacTCGTTTAACTACAACATTTCGAATGTCTTTAACACTACATGTCCTTGTAGGAACATAGCTTATTTAATAGTAAGATTGCAATAACTAATTGCAAATTGTTTGAATTTGTATTAAAGTATTGAAAAGAATGTGTTGGTTAGATTTATTAATCAACTAGGCGAATGCTCGCACGTTGCGTgggatataaaaaaatattttatattaaaaataattaaataattgttattaacaattaaataataattttataaaaatataagaaatgatttttagtattgttattatgttgaactatattataagagataaggttggaacttgattaaaatagaaaaaaaaattactttttaaaaataaataaatcgttattgttatctattaaataataatttcatattaaattaaaacgtttatattaaatattatcattatgtagaaaatacgataatagagacatctttttatctatcttaaattttatcattgtgtataacatatgataatagagacaactttttatcttaaatagtaaaaaaaaatgtattttatcataaatattaccataattatgtggaacatatgataatagtgacgttttttataaggttaaaactttaaattgtattacatacagggttgtaaaacttggctaacacaaccaaatattcgGCATGTTACTTAAACTTGACCTCCAATGGAAGCGAGTTTGCCTAACTCAGCCAAAAGACATTCAGATCCTTATTAAAGTCGACCCAAATCTAAAAGATACGATCCAAAATCATTTTCGAAATTCTGAAATTTAATTGGTCACTTGTCGACAAAGAAAATCTCACCAAACAATACACTCAACGTCCTACAAAGTTAGATGCAAGGAAGATCTCATGGCTTAGTCcctttaaaatatttcacaatCTTTCCTATTTATAAAGGAGaatacattctcttgtttactctcacgatCAATGTGAGATGAAGAAATTTTAATTAAACTCGTTTCTTTATTTGCCaataattttattttgttaaataaaatattaaataataaaaataaaacaatatcCAGAAAATTTATTGTTCAATAATTACATTTTTCagtaatctcgtaagttgctataaaaaatcaagtttttattgaataactttttgttaaatcctaaaatcataaattcagttaggtatttaatataaaaagtttgtgtatatatgtattttcatgattcaaaatgtcattataaaatgaattcatttataaaatataatcgagtatatatttcatgcttttgaatcaaagtgatttttcaaacaattatagttttgtgtttaggtagatttttttatatttatataacattacgtaacttataatattattataaacaatttgaataatcatgagagtttcaaatgtatatggtaaaaggaaaatgcttcatttatcggtccaaattgatcaaactcggaccgattcagCTTAATATACCAAATCACATAACATTTTTTCTAttgaaacccggtttgtatatattttgtgtttttgaatcaaatttatttttcaaacaattataattttatgtttaggtaacttatttataatattattagaaacaatttgaaaaatcatgggagtttcaaatgtatgtgcttAAAAGAAAATAC
The genomic region above belongs to Lactuca sativa cultivar Salinas chromosome 4, Lsat_Salinas_v11, whole genome shotgun sequence and contains:
- the LOC111892269 gene encoding mitogen-activated protein kinase kinase kinase 20; translation: MDSVLKKGNEKKRSLISSESWVVNDERKRRKQEHEVLEQSKYGDGMAWFRGCLIGKGCFGSVFLANLKKPKSRYSSYPPIMAVKSAEVSVSSSIQNEREVLNNLRGCRNVIRCFGEEITTGENGQMVYNLLLEYGSGGTLADLIKKSGQNGLPESDVKRHTRSILHGLRHIHHNGYVHCDLKPENILLIGSSSNGDFTAKIGDLGLAKRAKQSKKSKVVRYQRGTPIYFSPELQTDGVQEAPSDIWAFGCIVLEMFTGKPPWNSNMETNNDESPSIPSSISREGRSFLKSCFSRKACFRWTAEMLLAHTFLEGVGDDDDDEDVKVKELGEVLDINGICSSIMSDDDDDEMSMLSFSDGLSYFSEDELHCWSEEDVSCFSVEENGTTVPLNEVHQYPFTFSISSGV